The DNA sequence CTTCTTCGTTGATAGAAGGTGAGTCAGGTATTTATATGGTAAAGGTCACCAAGAAAGAAGCCGCGCCCAATATTGACAATTTCAGCACCTACGCCAATACGCTAAGAACCTCCAAAGCGAACAGGGTCAATAGCGATGCTTACAATGCCCTAAAAGAAAAGGCGGATATCGAAGATAAAAGAGCCACTTTCTATTAATGGTCCAATACCATTTCTAGGTATGAAAAAATTGTTTCAAAACCCTTGGATTCAAAATATCCAGGGGTTTTTTCATTGCCGGTGACCAGAATAAAATCGCCGCCCCAGGCCCCTAAACTTTTGATTTCGCCCAGTTTGTAATCAGGGAACAATCGCTTTTTTACGGGAAGTATTTGTAACACCTCTGAAACTACGGTTTCATGTTTCTTCATGAGCTGCTCAAATTCCCGCAACGAATGGGTGCTTACCATTTTTTCGGTGATTTCAGTAATGGTCTTTGTAAAAGTGCCTTTGTCAAAACTATGGTCTCTGTAAGAAGCAATGGCCTCTCTGCTGTTCTGTTTTTTGTTGAGATGTACAAAGAACAGGTTTTCATCAAAAGGAAATCTAGGGGTTACCTTCGTGATTTTTGGCAGTGTCTCCCCCAACTGATAGAGAATGGGGGTATTTGATTGGGCACAGGCAATATCGTAACCACTGCCCCCAAAGGTCTTTTGCAGTAACTGGTAAGGGTCAACATTTGCCCATTGGGCGATATTGTTGACCAAAGTGGAAGAAGAGCCCAGGCCCCAATCTCTGTGAAAGGTAAGCCTAGTCTCAACATCGTATCCTCCTTCCTCAAGAAAATCAGTATTTGATTTTTTTGCTTCTTGTAGAATAGTTGACAACGTATCGGCCATTTTAAAATCAGAAGCCGCAATGATTTTAAAGTTGCCTGGTTCAAAACTTGCCGTAAACCAAATATGGTCTCGGTCGTCGAGACTCTTCCACTGAATGGTTCGATTGCCCGTTTTTTTATATCGCAGGTGTTGCCCAAATTTCGTGGGTATAGCAAGTGCCTTGGCACCATCCAGCACAGCATATTCACCCGTCAGCAGCAGTTTTCCATGGCTGTAGAACTCAGTCATGGTGCCCATTTCTAACGTTTTCAAGCGCTTCCTTGACCGATGCATTGCTGACAATGTTGGTTTTGAAGTGATCGATGAGCTTCTCTTTTTCTTTTTCGGTGGCCCCCATTTGGTTGAGCATGTTCAACAAATGCATTTTCATGTGCCCCTTTTGAATGCCCGTTGTGACCAGTGAGCGCAAGGCCGCAAAATTTTGGGCAAGCCCGGCAACCCCCACGATTTGCATGAGCTCCCTTGCCGAAGGATTTTGTAAAATCTCCAAAGCCAGTTTTACCAAAGGATGCAATGAGGTAAGCCCTCCGACCGTGCCTAAGGCCAAGGGCACCTCCATCCAAAGCTTGAACCGTTCGTTTTCAATTTCTGCATGGGTGAGACTGGAATAGGCACCGTCTTTGGCAGCATAGGCATGAACACCGGCTTCTACGGCTCGAAAATCATTGCCCGTGGCCAGTACAACGGCGTCAATTCCGTTCATGATTCCCTTGTTGTGGGTCACCGCTCTGTAAGGGTCGCTTTTGGCAATCTGAATGGCCTGTACCATTTTTTTGGCAAAGGTTTCAGGGGGCATGTCATCTTCATTTAAAGCAGAGACAGGGCACGATACCTCGACCCTTGCCGTGCATTTGGGCACATAATTGCTCAATATTGACATGGTGATCTCGATTTCCCCGAGATGATTATGGGCAGCTTCTTTAAGGGTGGCGGCAAACTGCTCTAAGCATGAATTGATAAAGTTGGCCCCCATGGCATCTAAAGTCTCAAAGGTACAGTGCAATTGGTAGTAGCCATCAATGGCATCGGTTTTATCACGAAGCGCTATCGATTTTACGCCGCCTCCCCTTTTCTCCATGTTCTGGGTTATGGTTTTGGCCGCTACCAATAGGGTATCTTTAACCGCTTCAAAAAAAGCAAAGAGTTTGTCTTTTTCTCCATGGTAGAAAAAATGTACCTGTCCGACTTTTTCAGTATCGATTATAGTGGCTTTAAACCCGCCCCGAGACAACCAAAATTTGGCTGCTTTGCTCGCAGCGGCCACCACCGAGCTTTCTTCAATGGCCATCGGTATGGCATACAACTGATCGTTTATTAGAAAATTGGGGGCAATGGCAAAGGGCAGATAATAGTTCGATAGCGTGTTCTCGATGAATTCATCATGCAATTTTTGAACCGACATATCGGTATTCCAGTATCGGGCCAGTATTTTTTTGGCCTCTTCAGCATTGTCGGTATAGTGGTCGGCAAGCCATTCTATTTTTTCTTCCTTGCTAAATTTTGAGAACCCCTCGACCGGTTTATGCATGGTATTTTGTTAAGATTTCAAAGATAAACAATAGCCTAACATATCTGAGCTGGGAAGTATGCGATGCGGCCTGATTCTTTAGTGATGATTCTGTGCCAAAAATTTAATTTTTAGGTAAATTATTAGTAAACTTGATGGTTTTAACCAAATATTTTGCATAAATGCGAAAATACTTCTTTCCCTTGGTTGTATTCTTTCTTTCACTTACATTTTTAACGGCCCAAAAGAAACAGATTACCCTTGAGGAAATCTGGGGCGGTGCGTTTCGGACAGAACGTATGGATGTCTTGCGCTCAATGAAAGATGGCGACCATTATACGGTGTTGAATTTCAACCGAAACCCACGCAGCAGCTCATTGGACAAATATGATTACCGAACACTTGAAAAAGTGGAAACCTTGGTCACTTCTTCAGAAGAGGTGCCGTTTTTTTCATCTTATGAGTTTAGCGATGATGAGTCAAAGCTGATCTTGGCCACAGATGTAGAATCGATTTTTCGACGTTCGAAACAGGGAATCTATTATGTCTATGATCTAACTGCCAAAACGTTGACCAAGATTTCTGAGAACTTGATTCAAGAACCCGAACTGTCACCAGATGGTTCGAAGGTCGCCTATGCTTTTGATAACAACCTCTATTTGTTCGACGTGGCAAAAGGGGAAACCAAACAAATAACGACTGACGGAAAAAAGGGAAGCATTATCAATGGTATTACCGATTGGGTGTATGAAGAAGAATTTGCGTTCGTTCAGGCCTTTGAATGGAATTCAGATGGCAGTAAAATAGCTTTCTTGCGGTTTGATGAGACCCATGTGCCACATTTTTCGATGGATGTTTATGGTACGGACCTATACCCCTTTCAACACGAATTCAAATATCCTAAAGCGGGAGAGGAAAATGCCTTGGTCTCACTGCATATGTATGATGTGGGTTCTGGCGCTATAGCTGATATCGATTTGGGAGATGCCTACTACATCCCGAGGATCAAATGGATGAACAACCCTAACCATCTCAGTGTACAGACCATCAACCGCCATCAGAACCATTTAAAATTGCACAAAGTCGATACTGAAGATGTAGTCACATTGCTGCTTGAAGAAAAAGACGAAGCCTATGTCGATATACACGATAACCTCACTTTCTTAAAGAACGACGGCTTTATTTGGACCAGCGAACGCGATGGGTTCAACCATCTGTACCTATACAACAATGACGGTAAACTAAAGAACCAAATTACCAAAGGCCCTTGGGAAGTCACCGCATACTATGGCTATGACGCCAATAAAGACCGTATCTATTACCAATCGGTAGAGAATGGCTCAATCAATCGTGACGTTTATGGTATCGGTAGTTCTGGTAAAAAGAAAAAAAGGCTGACGGGGCAAGAGGGCACCAATACGGCCGATTTCAGTGCAGATTATACCTATTTTATCAATACGTTTTCGAATGCGACAACAGCCCCTGAATTTACATTGCACAGGGCTGCCGACGGTAAATTGGTCAAAAAAATTAAGGACAATTCGGCTTTGGCCGAAAAGTTGAAGGGGTATGAAATGGCACCTAAAGAATTTTCGACCATCAACGTCAGTGGTAACGACTTGAACATGTATATGATCAAACCAATTGATTTTGACCCCAACAAGAAGTATCCATTACTCATGTTCCAATATAGCGGGCCCGGTTCGCAACAGGTGGCCAATCGTTGGATGGGCGCTAACGATTACTGGCATCAACTATTGGCTTCAGAAGGCTATATCATTGCATGTGTCGATGGGCGGGGCACGGGGCTCAAAGGGCGCGATTTTAAAAAGGCCACTTATCTCAATTTGGTGAAATATGAGACTGAAGACCAGATTGCCGCTGCCAAAAAACTGAGTGAACTGCCCTATATCGATGAAGAACGTACCGGCATCTGGGGATGGAGCTTTGGCGGGCACATGAGCACCAATTGTTTGTTAAAGGGCAACGATACCTTTGAAATGGCCATTGCCGTGGCACCCGTTACCAGTTGGCGGTTCTACGATACCATCTATACAGAACGGTTTATGCGTACCCCGCAAGAGAATCCCGAAGGGTACGACAACGAATCTCCTTTTAACTATCCTGAATTGTTGAAAGGTAAATATCTCTTGGTACACGGTTCAGGCGATGACAACGTACATGTTCAGAACACCATGCGTATGATAGAGGCCCTCGTACAGGCCAACAAGCAATTTGACTGGGCCATTTACCCCGACAAGAACCATGGCATATATGGAGGCAACACACGTCTTCACCTGTTCACTAAAATGACGAAATTCATAAAAGAAAATTTATAACCAACTACGAAAACTTATGGCAGCGATTGATAAACCAGCACATCAAAAAGAACTTTTTGGACATCCGGTAGGGCTTTATGTTCTTTTCTTTACCGAAATGTGGGAACGCTTTTCCTATTACGGAATGCGGGCCATTTTGGTACTGTACCTCGTCACACAGACCACAGACCTGAACCCGGGTCTGGGATGGACGAACAAGGAAGCTCTCGTACTTTATGGTTGGTACACCATGTTGGTCTATGTGGCATCAATTCCTGGGGGAATAATAGCCGATAGAATCTTGGGCCAAAAAAAGGCCGTGATCGTGGGTGCCATTTTATTGGTGATAGGGCATAGTGTTCTCGCCATTGAACAAATGTGGGCCTTTTATACCGGTCTTGGTTTCATTATTGCCGGTGTGGGGATGCTAAAGCCCAATATCTCGACCATGGTAGGGGGGTTGTATAAAACAGGGGACATTAGAAGAGACAAGGGTTTCACCATTTTTTATATCGGTATTAACGTAGGTGCCTTTTTATCAAGTTTGATAGTCGGCTATGTAGGTGAGGTCTACGGCTGGCATTACGGATTCGGATTGGCAGGTATATGTATGTTCTTTGGCTTGATCCAATTCATATTTGGCCAAAAGTACCTAAAAGGTGTCGGGGAGTATTTAGGGAAATCGGATAAGGAAGAAGACCGGGAAGCTTTAAAGAGGCCGCTTACCAAAATTGAAAAAGACAGGGTAATCGTGCTCATTCTTTCTTTCTTGATGGTCATCGTATTTTTTGGAGCGTTCGAGCAGGCCGGAGGGTTGATGAACATTTATGCCAAAGACTATACCAATAGAATGTTGATGGGTTGGGAAGTGCCGGCCTCATGGTTCCAATCGTTGAATGCATTTTTCATTATCACCTTGGGTACGGCGGTCGCAACCTTTTGGGCCAATCGTAAACTAAAAGGGAAAGAAGCCTCTTCACTGTTCAAAATGATAATGGGATTGATCATAATGGGTACCGGATTTTTGTTCATGACCGCGGCTACGGCAGAATATCAGAGCTCAGGTTCATCGGCCATGTACTGGTTGGTACTTGCCTATTTGTTCCATACAGTGGGTGAATTGAGTCTTTCACCCGTTTCTTTGTCATTTGTCACCAAATTGGCCCCAGCAAAATATGCATCGTTAATGATGGGCCTATATTTCGCCACCACAGGATTGGGCAATAAAGTGGCTGGGCTTCTAGGAGAATCTGCATCAGAATTTGGAGAATATGCCGTGTTCACGGGCATTGCACTGTTCTGTATACTCTTTGGCCTACTGATCTGGGCATTCATCAAAAAATTAAAGGCCCTGACCCATGGTGCTGAAGACAATGAACGAAAAATGACAACGGAGGAACTCACCTAGAAGCTAACTTCAGTTTTTTGTCAGGTCATAAAAATATGCTCCCTTTTCACCTGTATGGTGAAAGGGGATTTTTCTTTTCAGGCAGGTTTGCCGCCAACGGGCAACATGACCATTGTAGTTGCTGCCGTCTGCAATGATTTGTACCGGTTTCAGGCTATCGATCAGTCGCTCTAGGTTTATTCGGGGCGATTGGGTAATCAAGAGGTAGTCGGTTTGTTTGGGATAAACACCAAGACTGTCCATCACATAGAGCATTTTATTGCCAAGATGATAGCTGTTTTGCATTAGAAGCGAGCTGACCGAATCAATACGTTCACCGACAACATAATCGGTAACGATGCGATTTTTTGCTTCCTTTCCCGTTGCGGAATAAATGACCACAACGTCACCTTTGTGGTGTAGTATCATTGAATTTTTGGTTTGATGGGCGACTAAAAGTGATTCCTTTTCCTTATGCCGTGTCGTTTGAACGATGACCCATACTTGAAAAAGAATGACACTGCTGCCCAAGGCCATGATATTTTTGAACTTCGGTCTTGTTAAAGTGAAAACCAGGGCAAAAATAATGACGTAGGCGAGCAGCATCTGAACAACATCGAAAGAGATGTTGGTGAACAAAAAGGTTTCTTGTTGGGCCACAAAACCGATGATGGTGTTCATTCCCTTGATAATAGTATTATAACCCGTAACAAGTATTGGGGGCAACGCATTCAACAAAGCAAGGGCAATGACAAGCATTCCACCGCCCAGGATCACGCCCAAAAAAGGAACGACCACAAGATTTGAGATAAAGAACAAAGCCGGAAATTGATGAAAATGGAAAAGGCTCAACGGCAATACCCCCAATTGGGCGGCCACACTGACGGAGACCAATTGCCAAACTCTTTTGGGGAGAAAACCTTTCGGCTCCCAAAAACGCTGAAGTTTTGGGTAGAGCCAAACAATGGCAAAAACGGCTGCATAACTCATTTGAAAACCTACTTGAAAAAGAAAGAGCGGCTTAAAGAGCAAAATGAAGAACATTGACCATACAATGGTGTTGAACGTGTTGGTCGGTCGGTTCAATTGCATGGCGTAGGCCACAAACGAGAACATGGTCACCGCCCTGACGATTGAGGGTGAAAGTCCTGCAACAAAGGCAAAACCCCATAAGCATACCAAAATTGTGACCAATTTTAAAGTCTTGCCATGGGGAAGTGACTCCAGGGGAGTCAATAGCAACTGTAGAAGCAAAAGCAAAATACCTATGTGCAGTCCTGAAATGGCCAAAATATGTACGGCCCCTGCATTTTTATAGTTGTCATAGGTTTCTCCAGAGAGCTCACTGCGTTCACCCAATAACAGCGCTTGCATTACCGAGACCTCATCACTGCCAAAATCATGTTGCTTGAGCTTTGAAATGATTTTCTGTCTGAGGTTTTGGGCAAGGCCGTATACTGTCGTTGTTTGTCTTTCGAATTGAACCAGTTGCCCTGAACCGATTCTCAATTCATGAAAAATGCCCTGTTTCCTCAAATAATCCCTGTAATCGAATTGATGGGGGTTCAGAGGGGGGTTGATAGTGTTGAGCTTGCCATAGGCGACAAATTCGTCATCTACATAAAGCCTTTTTGGTATGGTTTCCCTTGAAATGTTCACCACAATTGTACCCCTTGCCGGGTTCTGGTCAATTTGTATGATCTCTGCCAAATAGCGATACGAAAAACCAGTGTGCTTCAGTGGCTCTGAAATTCTTGCCCTGAACGTATGGTACGATGTGATTTCTTGCCCAAGATAGCCTTGTGCCTGGTTTTTTGGATGGGTGAAACCAACAACCATGATACCCAAAGAAATAGTGCCCAATACGACCACTATTGCAAAAATGGAAAATACCCGACCCCGTCTTTTTCGAATGTTCAGGCCCAACAAAATCAGAAGGACACAAAAGACTATAAAAAAAGGTTTTGGAGGTATCTCAAGATAAAAACCCAAGATTATTCCAAAGACAAGGCCCAAAGTGAGTCTGACCGAGACCAATTGAAAGAACCCCATCACAATACGCGGGTGGCTTTCACGAAAGCATAGTTCCAATAGCCATCGCGAAGAGACGAAATGATAACGCCCCTTGAGCTGGTAGAATGTATGAATTTAATATCACCACCATCAACATCGACCACTAGGCCCACATGGTTGATTCGCTTGCCCCGTTTTCGGGTCTTAAAGAACAAAAGATCCCCTTTTCTAACTTTTCCAACCTTTATCTTTCGCCCCTCATTGGCCATTTCATATGAAATACGTGGGAATTCGATGCCGTGTTCCTTAAAAGAAATGTAGAGTAATCCAGAGCAGTCCATGCCTTTTCGTGTAGTACCTCCAAATTTGTAGCGCACCCCTGAAAAGGTCATGGCCGTGGCAATGATCCGTTCCGCTTTTTCATCGACTACGATTTCTGGCTTACTTTCCTCGTCTGAAGGCAAATGGTCTGATTCATTGGCTTCAACCGAGACCGTTCTTTTTTTGCCATACGTTGTCTTTTTCTTGACGACACCACAGCCAATGAACAAAAGCAAAGAAAAAAAGAGGAAGATTTTTTTTGTCATCCAAGAAAGTAACGGTTTCTTGGATGTTAAAATTACATATTTTCAAGAATTAACGAAGCAGCTCTGTCACTGGCACCTCCTCCTCCCAATTTCCTTCTCAAGGTTTCATAGTCTGAAAGCATCTGATTACGTAGGGGGCCATCGAGTATTTTTGTAAGCTCGGTTTTGAGGTTTTTGGTAGTTAGTCCACCCTGGATCAGTTCTTTCACCACTTCTTTGTCCATAATCAAATTCACCAAAGAAATATGGTCGAGGGTAATAATGCGTTTTGCGATTTGGTATGAAATCCAATTGCCCTTGTAGCAGACCACTTGTGGCACCTTGAAGAGTGCGGTTTCCAATGTTGCGGTACCACTGGTCACCAAAGCTGCATGGGCGTTGTGCAAAAGCGGGTAGGTCTGGTTTGAAACGAACGAAACAGAATTGTTCAGAAAGCTTTTGTAAAAGGTTTCATCAAGGCTTGGCGCCCCTGCGATCACAAATTGATATTCTTGAAAGTCTCTGGTGATAGAGAGCATGACCTTGAGCATTTTTTCCACTTCCTGTTTACGGCTTCCGGGCAACAGGGCTATAATGGGTTTCTGTGGATGGAGACCGTTCTGCCCTCGAAATGCCTCTTGATCGAGAAGTTCAGTGTTCTCGATGGCATCGATCAAGGGATGACCCACAAAATCAACCGGGTAACCATGCTTCTTTTCATAGAAATCCTTTTCAAAAGGAAGAATCACGTACATATGGTCGATGTCTCTCTTGATGGCAGCGATACGGCTTTCACGAGAGGCCCAGATCTGGGGAGAAATGTAGTAATTGGTCTTGAAGCCTTTCCGTTTCGCCCATTTTGCAATACGAAGGTTGAAACCTGAAAAATCGATGAAAATGATGACATCAGGTTTGAAGGCCTCAATATCTTTTTTGCAGTAGCTGATATTGGCAATGATACTGGGTATGTTGGCGACCACTTCCAAAAATCCCATGAAGGCCATTTCTTTATAGTGTTTGGCCAGTTCACCGCCTGCCTTTTGCATCAAATCGCCGCCAAAGCACCGAATATTTGCCTTACTGTCCTTTTTTTTTAAGGCCTTGATAAGATTGGATCCGTGCAGATCACCAGAAGCCTCACCAGCTATGATATAGTATTTCATAGTCAGAAGATTTTGTAGAACAGAATGATCAGGGCCGTCAATAGGGTGGCAATCATGACACCCCTTGCCCGCAGGTCCCTTTTTATGCGAAGAAATCCAAAAAAGGCCACCAAATTCAAAATGGCACCCAGTGCGAGAAGGCTTCCCAAGTGATCTTGGACCACAGCGGTCTTCAAGGTCTCGGCGACTCCCATGTTTGAAAAGAGCAGAATATAGAGTAGTGTTCCAAAGGTATTGGCAATGATGCCCACGACAAAACCGATGATGATTTCTTTATTTCTCATTCAATGTCCAATTATTCAATTGTGGTATGGCATGGTGCGCAGTAAGGTCGAATTGGGTAGGTACGATCGATATAAATCCGTTGGCCAGTGCCCATTCGTCGGTATCTTGCCCTTTGTCCAAAAGCTCAAATTCACCGGTCAACCAGTAGTATTCCTTGCCTGATGGGCTGGTTCGCTTGTCAAATTTTTCCTTCCAGTTTGCCCGTGCCTGTCGGCAAACTTTGATGCCATTGGGCAAAGTGCCGTTTGTTTTCGGAATGTTCACATTGAGCACCGTACCTTTTGGAATGCCATTTTTCAGTGTTTCTGAGACAATCTTTTTGACAAACTTCAATGAGGGCTGAAAATCGGCGTCCCATCCATAGTCACAAAGCGAAAAACCAATGGCGGGCACACCCTCGATACCGGCTTCTATGGCTGCACTCATGGTGCCCGAGTAAATGACATTGATAGATGAATTCGAACCGTGGTTTATGCCGCTTACGCAGATATCGGGCCTACGGTCCAACAACTCTTGTAACGCCAATTTTACACAATCTGCCGGGGTACCGCTACAACTATATTCTGCCGGGGCACCATTTTCTTTATCGACGACCATTCGTGTAGAATAGAGCGTATTGTCAATGGTTATGGCATGGCCCATACCTGATTGGGGACTGTCTGGAGCAACCACTACGACATCGCCGATCTCTTTCATCACAACGATTAAGGCCCTGAGCCCAGGTGCTGTAATGCCGTCATCATTGGTCACAAGAATCAAGGGTTTTTCCATCGGGCATACTTAACTGGGCAAAAATACGTTTTTCAAAAGGATAAGGTGGGTATGGCGTTTAACAAAAAATTAAATGCGGTACCAAATACTGGCATGGTTTTTTCAGTATCTTAGAGAATTGGAAGAAGTACTAATGTAGAGGGATTTACGAAAGACCTGTGGAAATGAGGAAGTATCTCCCACCTAAAAACATATTTATGAAAAAGAATTTCACATTGGCCCTCTTGGTTATTCTCGTTGCGGTCGCTTCTTGTAGCTTTACCAATAAGTCGTTTGAGACCAATGATAAAGATAAGCTCTTGTTGGATTTGATAACCTATGTGCTTGAAAAGGGCCATTATGAACCCAAAGACATCAATGATACGTTCTCTTCGAATGTTTTTGATGACTTTATCGATATCATTGACCCCACGAAACGTTACTTTCTACAGAGCGATATCGATGGGTTCGAGCAATACCGGTTTCAAATCGATGACCAAATCAAGAACACTGACATCACCTTCTTTAATTTGGTCTATCAACGTTTGATGAAACGTATGGGTGAGGCCAAGGAAATCTACAAGGAAATTCTGGCTGAATCTTTTGATTATAATGTTGAGGAAAGTATCAATATCGACTATAGGGAAGAATCTTTTGCAGCCAATAAAAAAGAACTGAAAGAGCGTTGGCGAAAGCAGTTGAAATATAATACGCTTGGTGTCTTTGACAATAAGATAGCCGATTTGCGCCAAGCGGCAGGTTATAGCAAAGATGGCTCTGAAGATATTGTAGGTGTAGATGTTGGTTCAACTACAAAGAGCATTAAGGTACCCAATACCGAAAGCTTGGGAGACATGACCATAGCGGAAGTAGAGGTAGATGCGAGAGAAACCACAAAGAAAACACTCGATGAGTTTTTTGATTTTGTCGATGATCTTGAGCGAAAAGATTGGTTCGTTCAGTACGTGAACACCATTGTTGACGAGTTTGACCCACACACGTTTTATTTTGCCCCTGATGAGAAAGATAAATTTGACATCAGTATGTCGGGCAAATTTGAAGGTATTGGTGCCCGGCTACAAAAAAAGCCAGAAGGCGCACGAATTGTGGAGATTATTTCTGGAGGACCGGTATGGAGAGAACAGAGTCTTGAAGTGGGTGATGAAATCATAAAAGTGGGCCAAGAGAATGAAGAGCCGATCGATATTGTGGGTATGAGGCTTGATGATGCCATCAAGTTGATAAAGGGTCCAAAGGGGACAGTGGTGAATTTGACCGTTCGTCGTGTAGATGGTACCATAGAAATGATTTCGGTAACCAGAGATGTCGTGGTTTTAGAAGAGTCATATGCCAAATCGGCAACGGTCATAAAAGACGATTTGAAGTATGGTATCATTCATTTGCCCAAATTTTATGTTGATTTTGAGGATTATTCTGAAAGAAATGCTGCTACAGACGTTGCCAAAGAAGTTGAGCGATTGAAAGAAGAGGGTGTTGAAGGCCTTATTTTAGATTTACGCGACAATGGTGGTGGATCGCTGAAAACCGTTGTTGAAATGGCGGGCTTGTTCATCAAAGATGGCCCTATTGTACAGGTAAGGTCATCTGGCCAGCGCAAAGAAGTTCATGAAGACAAAGATGAGCGCATTCAATGGGATGGCCCCTTGGTGATATTGGTCAATGAGTTGTCGGCATCTGCCTCAGAGATTTTGGCTGCGGCCATGCAAGATTATAAGCGTGCCATTGTAATCGGTAGCAAGCAAACCTTTGGCAAGGGAACGGTTCAGAATGTGATTCCTTTAGATAATATTGTCAGAAGCAACGAACATGGTGATTTGGGCGCAATCAAACTGACCACCCAGAAATTTTACCGTATCAATGGCGGTTCTACCCAGTTAGAGGGCGTTAAAAGCGATATTGTGGTGCCAGACAGGTACAGCTATATTGACTTAGGAGAGAAAGATCAAGA is a window from the Muricauda sp. SCSIO 65647 genome containing:
- the lpxB gene encoding lipid-A-disaccharide synthase is translated as MKYYIIAGEASGDLHGSNLIKALKKKDSKANIRCFGGDLMQKAGGELAKHYKEMAFMGFLEVVANIPSIIANISYCKKDIEAFKPDVIIFIDFSGFNLRIAKWAKRKGFKTNYYISPQIWASRESRIAAIKRDIDHMYVILPFEKDFYEKKHGYPVDFVGHPLIDAIENTELLDQEAFRGQNGLHPQKPIIALLPGSRKQEVEKMLKVMLSITRDFQEYQFVIAGAPSLDETFYKSFLNNSVSFVSNQTYPLLHNAHAALVTSGTATLETALFKVPQVVCYKGNWISYQIAKRIITLDHISLVNLIMDKEVVKELIQGGLTTKNLKTELTKILDGPLRNQMLSDYETLRRKLGGGGASDRAASLILENM
- the surE gene encoding 5'/3'-nucleotidase SurE, with protein sequence MEKPLILVTNDDGITAPGLRALIVVMKEIGDVVVVAPDSPQSGMGHAITIDNTLYSTRMVVDKENGAPAEYSCSGTPADCVKLALQELLDRRPDICVSGINHGSNSSINVIYSGTMSAAIEAGIEGVPAIGFSLCDYGWDADFQPSLKFVKKIVSETLKNGIPKGTVLNVNIPKTNGTLPNGIKVCRQARANWKEKFDKRTSPSGKEYYWLTGEFELLDKGQDTDEWALANGFISIVPTQFDLTAHHAIPQLNNWTLNEK
- a CDS encoding carboxy terminal-processing peptidase: MKKNFTLALLVILVAVASCSFTNKSFETNDKDKLLLDLITYVLEKGHYEPKDINDTFSSNVFDDFIDIIDPTKRYFLQSDIDGFEQYRFQIDDQIKNTDITFFNLVYQRLMKRMGEAKEIYKEILAESFDYNVEESINIDYREESFAANKKELKERWRKQLKYNTLGVFDNKIADLRQAAGYSKDGSEDIVGVDVGSTTKSIKVPNTESLGDMTIAEVEVDARETTKKTLDEFFDFVDDLERKDWFVQYVNTIVDEFDPHTFYFAPDEKDKFDISMSGKFEGIGARLQKKPEGARIVEIISGGPVWREQSLEVGDEIIKVGQENEEPIDIVGMRLDDAIKLIKGPKGTVVNLTVRRVDGTIEMISVTRDVVVLEESYAKSATVIKDDLKYGIIHLPKFYVDFEDYSERNAATDVAKEVERLKEEGVEGLILDLRDNGGGSLKTVVEMAGLFIKDGPIVQVRSSGQRKEVHEDKDERIQWDGPLVILVNELSASASEILAAAMQDYKRAIVIGSKQTFGKGTVQNVIPLDNIVRSNEHGDLGAIKLTTQKFYRINGGSTQLEGVKSDIVVPDRYSYIDLGEKDQENPLGWDKITPADYEIWNGYIDFETAVSNSKERLANNPQVKLIEENAKWLKEQQDETLISLNYSAYKTQEERAKEKSNYFKSLRDYDSKLTFNSLRYETELFTKDSVLREKRNRWHKELAKDVYVEEAVNVLKDLKMNNFKGSNTKLASVKG